A window of the Deltaproteobacteria bacterium genome harbors these coding sequences:
- a CDS encoding ABC transporter permease, with translation MNRKVFHFRFQTSDSELRTPNRLSWRLVRVWQRNWDVYLKTWKINFLPPLLEPIFYLLAFGAGLGYLVGQIPFSGRLITYTAFIAPGILAINVMQNAFFETTYASYVRMYYQKTFDAIMATPLTVEEIILGEIFWGASRSLMATVLMMIVLSFFGLLAYPWSLAIIPAAFLGGLAFGSAGMCFTALMPNIEAFNLPVFLFITPMFLFSGTFFPLDQLPFWAKILAWIFPLTHVVELIRALALNILSPENLWNFLYLLVFCLITLPLSLRLMVRRLIH, from the coding sequence ATGAACAGGAAGGTGTTCCACTTTCGTTTTCAAACTTCCGACTCCGAACTCCGAACTCCGAACAGACTTTCCTGGCGTTTAGTCCGGGTTTGGCAGCGCAATTGGGATGTTTATCTCAAGACCTGGAAGATCAACTTCTTACCCCCTCTGCTGGAGCCCATTTTTTATCTACTGGCTTTTGGGGCCGGCCTGGGCTATCTGGTCGGTCAAATTCCCTTCAGCGGTCGTCTGATCACTTATACCGCCTTTATTGCCCCGGGGATCCTGGCCATCAATGTCATGCAAAATGCCTTCTTTGAAACCACCTATGCCTCCTATGTGCGGATGTATTATCAAAAAACCTTTGATGCCATCATGGCCACACCCCTGACCGTCGAAGAAATTATCCTGGGTGAAATATTCTGGGGGGCCAGTCGTTCCTTGATGGCTACCGTTTTAATGATGATCGTCCTTTCCTTCTTCGGACTTCTGGCCTACCCCTGGTCTCTGGCGATAATTCCGGCAGCCTTCCTGGGCGGCCTGGCCTTCGGGTCCGCCGGGATGTGTTTTACGGCCCTGATGCCGAACATCGAGGCCTTCAACCTTCCGGTCTTCCTGTTTATTACCCCCATGTTTCTTTTTTCCGGGACCTTTTTCCCTCTGGACCAACTCCCTTTCTGGGCCAAAATTTTGGCCTGGATCTTTCCCCTGACCCATGTGGTGGAACTGATCCGTGCCCTGGCGCTAAATATTCTCTCTCCGGAAAATCTTTGGAATTTTTTGTATCTCCTGGTCTTCTGCCTGATAACCCTTCCATTATCCCTGCGCCTCATGGTCCGTCGATTGATTCATTGA
- a CDS encoding 4Fe-4S binding protein encodes MKFWRLPLDAGSHSIPIGELHIIKDRCKGCSFCIEFCPNQVLKEAPEFNKKGYHPPLVTKQGECVNCNLCEIICPEFAIYSVLKEYKELTAEDIANYSKKFEPETTPTPAGSSS; translated from the coding sequence ATGAAATTCTGGAGATTACCGCTCGATGCCGGTTCCCATTCCATCCCGATCGGGGAACTGCATATCATTAAAGACCGCTGTAAGGGTTGCAGCTTTTGTATCGAATTCTGCCCCAACCAGGTCCTTAAAGAAGCCCCCGAATTCAACAAGAAAGGTTATCATCCGCCCTTGGTCACCAAGCAGGGGGAATGCGTGAATTGCAATCTTTGTGAGATCATTTGTCCGGAATTTGCCATCTATAGCGTCCTCAAGGAATACAAGGAACTGACAGCCGAAGATATTGCCAATTATTCAAAAAAATTCGAACCCGAAACTACTCCTACTCCGGCAGGATCCAGTTCATAA
- a CDS encoding 2-oxoacid:acceptor oxidoreductase family protein, with amino-acid sequence MTDTNKTEIRLAGFGGQGIVLAGHILGKAASLFEKLNAVFTQSYGPEARGGACSADVIISGGEIFYPRVSCPHVLVLMSEEAKHTYGGLMSNQATVLIDENLVDLDIVPEGCRLYKIPATRLAEKLGRKIVANIVMLGFITSVTEVVGYEAMKQALFDSIPRGTEELNLKAFEKGYEYGKKVKEFPG; translated from the coding sequence ATGACCGATACAAATAAAACCGAAATACGCCTGGCCGGGTTCGGCGGCCAGGGGATCGTCCTGGCCGGGCATATCCTGGGCAAGGCGGCCTCCCTTTTTGAAAAACTCAATGCCGTTTTCACCCAGAGTTACGGCCCCGAGGCCCGGGGCGGGGCCTGCAGCGCTGACGTGATTATCTCCGGAGGAGAGATCTTTTATCCCCGGGTTTCCTGTCCCCATGTCCTGGTCCTGATGTCCGAAGAGGCCAAACACACCTATGGCGGTCTCATGTCCAATCAGGCCACGGTCTTGATCGATGAGAATCTGGTCGATCTGGATATCGTTCCGGAAGGATGTCGGCTTTATAAAATTCCGGCCACCCGGTTGGCCGAAAAGTTAGGCCGGAAGATCGTTGCCAATATCGTTATGCTGGGGTTTATTACTTCTGTCACCGAAGTAGTCGGTTATGAAGCCATGAAACAGGCCCTCTTTGACTCGATCCCCCGTGGGACAGAAGAATTGAACCTCAAGGCCTTTGAAAAAGGCTATGAATATGGGAAAAAAGTAAAGGAGTTTCCGGGTTGA
- a CDS encoding ABC transporter ATP-binding protein produces the protein MNPVVKAENLTKRFKDLVAVDRISFETEAGECFGFLGPNGAGKTSTIRMIYGFSPVTAGRLLVFGKEIKQHFREIKARIGVCQQENNLDPDLTVWENLLVYGRYFNLPPKTAKERAEEWLTFMGLVHKRQALISELSGGLMRRLVIARALIHNPDLLILDEPTTGLDPQSRHQVWEQIRLLKAKNICILLTTHYMDEAAQICDRLIIMDHGRILVEGVPGQLIREHIGGNVIEVENPTSNLVDFLKAQQIQYEHLPQRLLIHTREGEKLFQQISGEFCGSGCTLRMATLEDVFLKFTGRGLRE, from the coding sequence TTGAACCCTGTCGTAAAAGCGGAAAATCTGACCAAACGTTTCAAGGATCTGGTGGCAGTGGACCGGATCTCCTTTGAGACTGAAGCCGGGGAATGTTTTGGTTTTCTGGGACCGAACGGGGCCGGAAAAACCAGCACCATACGGATGATTTACGGTTTTTCACCGGTCACCGCCGGTCGTTTGCTGGTCTTCGGAAAAGAGATCAAACAACACTTCCGGGAAATCAAGGCCAGGATCGGGGTCTGCCAGCAGGAAAACAACCTGGACCCGGACCTGACCGTCTGGGAAAACCTGCTGGTCTATGGCCGTTATTTTAATCTCCCCCCAAAAACCGCTAAGGAGCGGGCTGAAGAATGGCTGACCTTTATGGGTCTGGTCCATAAGCGGCAGGCCCTTATTTCGGAACTCTCGGGGGGGCTGATGCGCCGTCTGGTTATTGCCCGGGCCTTGATCCATAATCCGGACCTGTTGATATTGGATGAACCGACCACCGGACTGGATCCCCAATCCCGGCACCAGGTCTGGGAGCAGATCCGGCTGCTTAAGGCCAAAAATATCTGTATCCTGCTGACGACCCATTATATGGACGAGGCGGCCCAGATCTGCGACCGCCTGATCATCATGGATCATGGACGAATCCTGGTGGAGGGCGTTCCCGGCCAACTCATCCGGGAGCATATCGGCGGCAATGTGATTGAGGTGGAAAATCCGACCTCCAATCTGGTGGATTTTTTAAAGGCTCAACAGATCCAGTATGAACACCTCCCGCAACGGCTCTTGATCCATACCCGGGAAGGGGAAAAATTGTTTCAGCAAATTTCAGGCGAATTTTGTGGAAGCGGCTGTACCTTGCGCATGGCCACTCTGGAAGATGTTTTTTTAAAATTTACCGGCCGGGGGCTTCGCGAATGA
- a CDS encoding alpha/beta fold hydrolase codes for MKTGIAEKTMFPAGSLYLEGLLIRGKSPEAAVISHPHPLYGGDMYNQVVGHISQAFEEKGWTTLRFNFRGVGRSQGDFDEGFGEEKDVSAAIAYLKGLGEHPIVLAGYSFGAWVNARAARQHPDILQSILVSPPISMMDFSFLKEGAKSRLIIAGDQVPFCPLSDLGKLVQVMKPPPSLKIIKNADHFYSSGASELISAIQESTIEKD; via the coding sequence ATGAAAACCGGTATAGCCGAAAAAACTATGTTCCCCGCAGGCTCCCTTTATCTGGAAGGCCTGCTGATCCGGGGGAAAAGCCCTGAAGCCGCTGTCATTTCTCATCCCCATCCCCTATATGGCGGAGATATGTATAACCAGGTGGTGGGACATATCAGCCAAGCCTTTGAAGAAAAAGGCTGGACCACCCTGCGTTTTAATTTTCGGGGGGTGGGCCGGAGCCAGGGGGATTTCGATGAAGGGTTCGGGGAGGAGAAAGATGTGTCAGCGGCCATCGCCTATTTAAAAGGATTGGGGGAACATCCCATTGTCCTGGCCGGCTATTCCTTCGGGGCCTGGGTCAATGCCCGGGCGGCCCGGCAGCATCCGGATATCCTCCAGTCCATATTGGTCTCTCCGCCCATCTCTATGATGGATTTTTCTTTTTTGAAAGAAGGCGCAAAATCCCGACTGATCATTGCCGGAGATCAGGTCCCATTCTGCCCGCTTTCAGACCTTGGAAAATTGGTCCAGGTCATGAAACCCCCTCCATCATTGAAAATCATCAAAAACGCCGATCATTTCTACTCATCGGGAGCGTCGGAACTGATCTCGGCGATCCAGGAAAGCACAATCGAAAAGGATTAA
- a CDS encoding 2-oxoacid:acceptor oxidoreductase subunit alpha → MSDSGILTGEHFINGDEACAEGAIAAGCRFFAGYPITPATEIAERMARRLPQVQGICIQMEDEIASVAAILGASWGGTKSMTATSGPGFSLMMENIGLGMMTETPCVIVDIMRGGPSTGLPTLVGQADVMQARWGSHGDYGVIALCPSSPQEMFDLTISAFNLSETYRLPVFVLGDELVGHMSEKVVIPPMDQIHLISRPRPSQSSETYLPFMAGEDFVPPMACAGEGYHVHVTGLTHDEQGYPIITPQVHERLVRRLTDKIRLNARKIIQVEEIGIPDARVVVVAYGCTSRAAREAVTLMRSKGKKVGLLRLITLWPFPEERVSKISKNLSAFIVPEINYGQMAYEVERCAQGQAETVLLPLMGGTIHSPQDIMEAVEEYLP, encoded by the coding sequence ATGTCTGATTCAGGAATATTGACCGGCGAACATTTTATCAATGGGGACGAGGCTTGCGCCGAAGGGGCTATTGCCGCCGGCTGCCGGTTTTTTGCCGGATATCCCATCACCCCGGCCACGGAAATCGCTGAACGGATGGCCCGGCGTTTGCCCCAGGTCCAGGGGATCTGTATCCAGATGGAGGATGAGATCGCCTCGGTAGCCGCCATCCTGGGGGCCTCTTGGGGCGGAACCAAATCGATGACCGCCACCTCCGGCCCGGGCTTCTCTTTAATGATGGAAAACATCGGTCTGGGTATGATGACCGAGACCCCCTGCGTCATTGTCGATATCATGCGCGGCGGACCTTCCACGGGCTTACCCACCCTGGTCGGCCAGGCCGATGTCATGCAGGCCCGCTGGGGGTCCCACGGAGACTACGGGGTCATCGCCCTTTGCCCATCTTCCCCGCAGGAGATGTTTGATCTGACTATTTCGGCCTTTAATCTTTCTGAGACCTATCGCCTGCCGGTCTTTGTCCTGGGGGATGAACTGGTCGGGCATATGTCCGAAAAAGTGGTCATCCCGCCGATGGATCAAATTCATCTGATCTCAAGGCCCAGGCCCAGCCAGTCTTCTGAAACTTATTTGCCCTTTATGGCCGGGGAAGACTTCGTGCCACCCATGGCTTGTGCCGGAGAGGGTTACCATGTCCATGTGACCGGTTTGACCCATGACGAACAGGGCTATCCCATTATAACCCCACAGGTCCATGAACGGCTGGTTCGGCGCCTGACGGATAAAATCCGGCTCAACGCCCGCAAGATTATTCAAGTGGAGGAAATCGGTATCCCCGATGCCCGGGTGGTTGTTGTGGCTTATGGCTGTACCTCCAGGGCGGCCCGGGAAGCGGTAACCCTGATGAGATCCAAAGGGAAAAAGGTGGGCTTGCTCAGGCTGATTACCCTCTGGCCCTTTCCGGAAGAAAGGGTTAGCAAAATCAGCAAGAACCTTTCTGCCTTTATCGTCCCGGAAATCAATTATGGGCAGATGGCCTATGAAGTGGAAAGGTGCGCCCAGGGTCAGGCCGAGACGGTCCTCTTGCCTTTAATGGGCGGGACTATTCATTCTCCGCAAGACATAATGGAAGCCGTCGAGGAGTATCTGCCATGA
- a CDS encoding 2-oxoacid:ferredoxin oxidoreductase subunit beta: protein MKIRCQPVVPFDGDATRRLRDEQHGLHPDDLYLKPGRIPHIWCPGCGLGVVLNTYINGLKMAAIPIDRSVVVSGIGCTGRVAGYLNMDTYHTTHGRAVPFATGLSLTRPDLSVTVFSGDGDLFAIGGNHFIHAARRNVNLKVICVNNFNYGMTGGQVAPTTPVTAKTTTTPYGNSEASFNLPYLARASGAVYVARWTTFHARQLVNAIAETFAIKGFTFIEVIAPCPIGYGRPNKLGSGLDEMIYYKENSLVQNGADPRDVDIVLKGKIIVGKFVEEQRPTLLEEYEDKVLKKFRRTET from the coding sequence ATGAAGATACGCTGTCAACCGGTGGTCCCTTTTGATGGCGATGCCACCAGACGTCTCAGAGATGAACAGCATGGCCTCCATCCCGACGATCTGTATCTGAAGCCCGGCAGGATACCCCATATCTGGTGTCCGGGTTGCGGCTTGGGCGTGGTCCTGAATACCTATATCAACGGCCTAAAGATGGCGGCTATTCCCATCGACCGATCCGTAGTCGTTTCCGGAATCGGCTGTACCGGCCGGGTGGCCGGCTATCTGAATATGGATACCTATCATACCACCCATGGCCGGGCCGTCCCTTTCGCCACCGGACTGTCCTTGACCCGTCCGGATCTTTCGGTGACCGTATTCAGTGGGGACGGGGATCTGTTCGCCATCGGCGGGAATCACTTTATCCACGCCGCCAGGAGAAATGTCAACCTCAAGGTTATCTGCGTCAATAACTTCAATTACGGGATGACCGGCGGCCAGGTGGCCCCGACAACGCCGGTGACGGCCAAGACAACCACTACCCCTTATGGTAATTCGGAGGCCTCTTTCAATCTGCCTTATCTGGCCCGGGCCAGTGGTGCGGTCTATGTGGCCCGTTGGACCACCTTCCATGCCCGCCAACTGGTTAATGCCATAGCCGAGACCTTTGCCATCAAGGGCTTTACTTTCATAGAGGTCATCGCCCCTTGCCCGATCGGTTACGGCCGGCCCAATAAATTAGGCAGCGGCCTGGATGAGATGATCTATTACAAAGAAAACAGCCTGGTTCAAAATGGGGCCGACCCCAGGGACGTGGACATTGTCTTGAAAGGAAAGATCATCGTCGGGAAATTTGTGGAAGAACAACGCCCGACCCTTCTTGAGGAATATGAGGACAAGGTCTTGAAGAAATTCAGGAGAACGGAAACGTAA